A region of Procambarus clarkii isolate CNS0578487 chromosome 22, FALCON_Pclarkii_2.0, whole genome shotgun sequence DNA encodes the following proteins:
- the LOC123758616 gene encoding phytanoyl-CoA dioxygenase, peroxisomal, whose protein sequence is MKFLTPEQKKFYDDNGYVVINVLSEEEKDELSTEYDRLFESKREYELEASWQGDWNTKKEKMEVKSIHGLQMHSSVFTHLLLNKKMLDACEDLMETPNILLHHTKAHTKPPGTGSPFPMHQDYHYFPFEKDSMIAVFISLDAADPDNGGLCVYPGSHKLGPQEDISTAPGYHYLNQDKFSIDKATPLTLERGQVVIFSYLLVHGSYNNTSDRVRRMFLIQLMSADDVPSKQVHLSDCQGMVLRGRCSSREADIKSRHRKYMEQEEKANKM, encoded by the exons ATGAAGTTCTTAACTCCTGAACAAAAAAAGTTTTATGATGACAATGGGTATGTGGTAATAAATGTTTTATCCGAAGAGGAAAAAGATGAGCTTAGTACGGAATATGACAGACTTTTCGAGTCAAAAAGGGAATATGAGTTGGAAGCTTCATGGCAGGGGGACTGGAACACCAAGAAAGAAAAAATG GAAGTGAAGTCTATCCATGGACTTCAGATGCACTCAAGTGTCTTTACACATTTGCTACTGAACAAGAAAATGTTGGATGCCTGTGAAGATTTGATGGAAACTCCAAATATTTTGTTGCACCATACCAAGGCTCATACCAAGCCACCTGGTACTGGCTCACCCTTTCCCATGCATCAG GATTACCATTATTTTCCCTTTGAGAAGGACTCTATGATAGCAGTATTCATCAGCTTGGATGCAGCAGATCCGGACAATGGTGGTCTGTGCGTGTACCCTGGTTCTCACAAGCTAGGACCCCAGGAGGACATTAGCACTGCTCCAGGATATCATTACCTGAACCAGGACAAATTCTCCATCGACAAGGCCACCCCACTCACACTAGAGAGAGGACAA GTTGTGATCTTCTCGTACCTTCTGGTGCATGGCTCATATAACAATACAAGTGACCGAGTCCGGCGGATGTTCCTCATACAGTTAATGTCTGCTGATGATGTTCCTTCAAAACAAGTTCACCTTTCTGACTGTCAGGGAATGGTCCTTCGTGGACGATGCTCATCCAGGGAGGCAGACATCAAGAGTCGTCACAGGAAGTATATGGAGCAAGAAGAAAAAGCTAATAAGATGTAA